The Acidobacteriota bacterium genomic sequence ATGCCGAACCTGGAGGCGTTGTGTGCACGCTCCGTGCACTCCAGGATGCGGTCCGCGCACCCCCCCGTGACGGCTCCGGCGTGGGTGTCCGTGGCCACGGGCGTGAATCCGGGACGCCACGGGTGCTTCGACTTCAACCGGCCCGACGGAGCCCTGGGCCGCCTCCGGCCCCTGCAGACGTGGGACATCGGCGAGAAGACTTTCTACGAGGTTCTCGAGGAGCGCGGGAGAGGCGTGGTCCTCATCAACCTGCCCTGCACCTATCCCCCCCTCACGAAACACGTGACGCTCACCTCCCTCCTCACCCAGGGGGACAACGCCGTCTTCCCAGAGTCCCTCAAGGAGAAGCACCCGCTCCTGCGCGACTACCGGATCTTTCCCGACGCGGGCTTGCGGGCGCGCGGCGAGTCCGAGGCCTACCTGAGGGACATCCGCCACGTGGAGACCCACCGCTTCGACGCCATACGATGCCTCTGGGACGAGCCGTGGGACGTCTTCTTCGCGGTCCTCTCGGGAACGGACTGGGTGAGCCACGAGGCCTTCCCGGATCTGGTGGAGGGGCGCTTCGAGCGGTGTCCCCAGGCGGCCGGGATGTTCGAGGACGCGGACCGGGTCCTCGGATGGGTGGCCGAGCGGCTGGCCCCGGGCGACCACCTCCTCCTGGTTTCGGACCACGGCTTCACGACGGCCCAGGGCATCTTCTACCTCAACGAGTGGCTCCAGGAGCGGGGCTTCCTGGAGCCCGACTACGCCCGCCCGGCTTTCCCCGTGAGCCACCGCATGGAGGAGGCGGCGCAGAAGGCCATGGGGTCCGGCGCGCCGCGCCTTCCGGCCCCGATTCTTCGAGCAGTCCACCGAAACGCCGGCGCCCGCTTCGCCGCCAAGGTCTTCCGCAAGCTCGGCGGAACGTGGCCCCTCTTCTTCCGGCCCGATGCGGGACGCAGCCGGGCTTCCACGCTCACGGCCGAGTGCCACGGCATCACCGTCCATGAGGAGGCCGTCTTTCCAGACGGCTCCGTCCCTCCCGCCCGGCTCTCGGAGACCCTCCACGCCTTGGAGGAGGCCCTCGCCGGACTGAGGGACCCCGACGGCGGGCCCGTCTTCGCCGACGTCAAACGGCGGGAAGAGGTTTACTCGGGGCCCCGCACCCGGGAGGCGGCCCACCTCCTGCTGGGCCCCGACCGGTGGGGCGTTTCCGCCGCCATCAAGGCCCTCCAGAACATCCCCTTCATTCCCCACCGGACGGGCATCCACTCCTCCGAGGGGATCTTCCTCGGCTTCGGCCCCGCCTTCGCCTCGGGCCGCCTTGCCGGCGCCCCGGTCTCGGTACTGGACGTGGCGCCCCTGATCTTCCACTGCATGGGGGAAGCCCTCCCCGAAGGCCTCGACGGAGTCCTTCTCCCGGCCCTCCTCGACCCCGGCCATTTCGCCGTCCACCCGCCCGCCTTCGCACCCGTCACCCCGCCCGACCGCACCCGCGCCGACCTCGACGCCGAAGCCGTCCAGGAGCGCCTCCGCGGATTGGGGTATATGGGGTAGAAAGGCGGAAGGCGGAAGGCGAAAGGCGAAGGGTAGGAAGAGACAGAAATCTGGGGACGACGACAAAGAGCCGGGGGGAGGCTTGGGCATGGGGAAGTCGAAGACAGAATTGGAAGAGAGAACAAAGCGTTTTGCATTAGACGCGATGAGATTTGTGGCAGGGCTTCCAAGAGGTCGAGTGCCTGATTCGCTAGGGTACCAGCTCTTGAAGAGTACCACTTCTATCGGGGCCAACTATCGAGAAGCTCAACGTGGAGAGTCGAAGGCCGACTTCATCCACAAAGTAGCCATTGCAGAAAAGGAAGCTTCGGAGACGTGTTTCTGGCTCGAGTTGTGCCGAGAAGGCAAGGTCGGCTGTGAGAGTGAATCTGCCGCCCTATTGAAGGAAGCAGAACAACTCCTGGCTATCCTGGCCACGATTTGTAAGCGGGCGAAAGGTTCGCAGGCCCTTTCGTGAAGGCCATCTTCGGCCAACCGAAGGTTGGCCATGGTTTTTGTTGATGGTTAAACTTCCGCCTTCCCCCTTCCGCCTTCCCCCTTCGGCCAACCGAAGGTTGGCCATGGTTTTTGTTGATGGTTAAACTTCCGCCTTCCCCCTTCCGCCTTCCCCCTTCGGCCAACCGAAGGTTGGCCATGGTTTTTGTTGATGGTTAAACTTCCGCCTNNNNNNNNNNNNNNNNNNNNNNNNNNNNNNNNNNNNNNNNNNNNNNNNNNNNNNNNNNNNNNNNNNNNNNNNNNNNNNNNNNNNNNNNNNNNNNNNNNNNCCGCCTTCCCCCTTCCGCCTTCCCCCTTCGGCCAACCGAAGGTTGGCCATGGTTTTTGTTGATGGTTAAACTTCCGCCTTCCCCCTTCCGCCTTCC encodes the following:
- a CDS encoding four helix bundle protein, coding for MGKSKTELEERTKRFALDAMRFVAGLPRGRVPDSLGYQLLKSTTSIGANYREAQRGESKADFIHKVAIAEKEASETCFWLELCREGKVGCESESAALLKEAEQLLAILATICKRAKGSQALS
- a CDS encoding alkaline phosphatase family protein, with protein sequence MPNLEALCARSVHSRMRSAHPPVTAPAWVSVATGVNPGRHGCFDFNRPDGALGRLRPLQTWDIGEKTFYEVLEERGRGVVLINLPCTYPPLTKHVTLTSLLTQGDNAVFPESLKEKHPLLRDYRIFPDAGLRARGESEAYLRDIRHVETHRFDAIRCLWDEPWDVFFAVLSGTDWVSHEAFPDLVEGRFERCPQAAGMFEDADRVLGWVAERLAPGDHLLLVSDHGFTTAQGIFYLNEWLQERGFLEPDYARPAFPVSHRMEEAAQKAMGSGAPRLPAPILRAVHRNAGARFAAKVFRKLGGTWPLFFRPDAGRSRASTLTAECHGITVHEEAVFPDGSVPPARLSETLHALEEALAGLRDPDGGPVFADVKRREEVYSGPRTREAAHLLLGPDRWGVSAAIKALQNIPFIPHRTGIHSSEGIFLGFGPAFASGRLAGAPVSVLDVAPLIFHCMGEALPEGLDGVLLPALLDPGHFAVHPPAFAPVTPPDRTRADLDAEAVQERLRGLGYMG